In Drosophila simulans strain w501 chromosome X, Prin_Dsim_3.1, whole genome shotgun sequence, one DNA window encodes the following:
- the LOC6725978 gene encoding uncharacterized protein LOC6725978, whose protein sequence is MNSRWIALVLIGIIISLSGHDALTYPERFDRLPTWGGHSQIGGGALLDPAHRENRENRVDLCRHCFCIHLKAICDYKLNKTLSNEFNDKLLVPLNIKYIEVRLTAGTQFVMYENFFQDNQVNYFGVIGVGKDDQVEITSNAFSHNKGGFPNIEIRNVLRVFLREKFLTGADYKLLVEDVAQLSVFSNALQMTNLDCSLKRIKELNLMKNAFNPGVAKYGINLRIEDSNINQLGIFGVSMGKVSLLRCHIDMIMSNAFDVTSIKELIIEGCNIEVIESQALTNKLHSDKVAIVDTVIGTIEGQAISQSGITTMIMFGNTITKIRSNAIQIVAVSLFIRNNSMSHVEPNWLSVSQADQVEIANNRFQNYGRCELNIGSSNCSFRNNILQNPQSGSLNFTCRVHQVRVGTECSCNKSWLSELTDHDLESEILCQLAERDGNCFNATNTDVRRYVNEACASNVTRYCMGGQWVTKAASDQASDSGKLTIGMIALAIVILTLLLVTIVCLLAKNWGSGSGTAGGCQSADKCLIEEDIRDQLRQRAQELSGGSATRKGILKLINGRLSKKECNDRVFLILDNMPQKSQAIESLLLRHISQSHMEASDSDAYASTVFTDSASANATAPPPPPSAPSPSASQGGLDEEHIYQVPDQQRPLICDYSLPPQQVEHTYSVPDNDINTNDMPPAYQYATPMRILARPQMQQKQPSTMDCYATPVWRSTPSATPTSRPPSGSLGGSASATAPIAVKDLRQGLQNSPQFHPNQLTSTRNQRQILQVLPPPYTQRSQVRGQRRRSFECLDGAASLAAMEHMDSGSDHSGGSDVTVQIADVIDYADA, encoded by the exons ATGAATTCGCGATGGATTGCTCTGGTCCTAATCGGCATAATCATTTCGCTTTCTGGCCATGATGCACTAACCTATCCGGAGCGCTTCGATCGCCTGCCCACGTGGGGTGGTCATTCCCAAATTGGTGGGGGTGCGCTCCTGGATCCCGCCCACCGGGAGAATCGGGAGAACAGGGTGGACCTGTGCCGGCACTGTTTCTGCATTCATCTCAAGGCGATCTGCGATTACAAGCTGAACAAAACG CTCTCGAACGAATTTAACGATAAGCTATTGGTGCCGCtgaacataaaatatattgaagtGCGACTGACCGCTGGCACCCAGTTCGTGATGTACGAGAACTTCTTCCAGGACAACCAGGTGAACTACTTTGGTGTGATCGGAGTGGGGAAAGATGACCAGGTGGAAATAACCAGCAATGCATTTAGCCACAACAAAGGCGGCTTTCCCAACATCGAAATACGAAATGTATTGCGGGTTTTCCTGCGCGAGAAATTCCTGACCG GTGCGGACTACAAGCTGCTGGTGGAGGATGTTGCTCAGCTGTCCGTATTCTCCAATGCCCTTCAGATGACCAATCTGGACTGTTCCCTCAAGCGGATCAAGGAGCTGAATCTGATGAAGAACGCTTTCAATCCTGGCGTTGCCAAGTATGGGATAAAT CTCCGCATCGAGGATTCGAACATCAATCAGCTGGGTATCTTCGGCGTGTCCATGGGCAAGGTGAGCCTGTTGCGCTGCCACATCGACATGATCATGAGCAACGCCTTCGATGTCACCAGCATCAAGGAGCTGATCATAGAGGGCTGCAATATCGAGGTGATCGAGTCCCAGGCGCTAACCAACAAGTTGCATAGCGATAAGGTGGCCATCGTGGACACGGTGATCGGTACGATTGAGGGTCAGGCGATCAGTCAGAGCGGTATAACCACCATGATTATGTTTGGCAATAC AATCACAAAAATACGTTCGAATGCCATTCAAATAGTGGCCGTTAGTCTGTTCATACGCAACAATTCAATGAGCCACGTGGAGCCCAATTGGTTGAGTGTCAGCCAGGCCGATCAAGTGGAGATAGCCAATAATCGCTTCCAGAACTACGGACGCTGCGAGCTGAACATTGGCTCCTCGAATTGCAGTTTTCGCAACAATATACTGCAGAATCCGCAGTCGGGTAGCCTCAATTTCACATGTCGCGTCCACCAGGTGCGCGTGGGCACCGAGTGTTCGTGCAACAAGTCCTGGCTATCGGAGCTAACCGATCACGATCTGGAATCGGAAATCCTGTGCCAGCTGGCAGAGCGTGATGGCAACTGCTTCAATGCCACCAATACGGATGTCCGCCGGTATGTCAACGAGGCATGTGCCAGCAATGTGACCCGTTACTGTATGGGTGGCCAGTGGGTGACCAAGGCGGCCAGTGATCAGGCCAGCGACTCCGGCAAATTGACCATCGGAATGATAGCCCTTGCGATTGTAATTTTAACACTCTTGCTCGTTACCATTGTCTGTCTGTTGGCCAAGAACTGGGGCAGTGGAAGCGGCACCGCTGGCGGTTGCCAGTCCGCTGATAAATGCCTAATCGAGGAGGACATTCGCGACCAACTGCGCCAGCGCGCACAGGAACTAAGCGGGGGCAGTGCCACGCGCAAGGGCATACTGAAGCTGATCAACGGTCGTCTGAGCAAGAAGGAGTGCAACGATCGGGTCTTCCTTATACTGGACAACATGCCGCAAAAATCGCAGGCGATCGAAAGCCTGCTGCTTAGGCACATATCACAGAGTCACATGGAGGCCAGTGACAGTGATGCTTATGCCAGCACCGTCTTTACTGACAGTGCCAGTGCCAATgcaacagcaccaccaccgccgcccagCGCGCCCAGTCCCAGTGCCAGTCAGGGCGGACTTGATGAAGAGCACATTTACCAAGTGCCCGATCAGCAGCGACCGCTCATCTGCGATTACTCATTGCCGCCGCAACAAGTCGAGCATACGTACTCGGTGCCGGATAATGACATCA ATACGAACGACATGCCACCGGCATATCAATATGCCACGCCGATGCGCATCCTGGCACGCCCACAgatgcagcagaagcagccgTCGACGATGGACTGTTATGCCACCCCCGTTTGGAGGTCCACCccaagtgccacgcccactagtCGCCCGCCCTCGGGGTCACTGGGGGGGTCGGCCAGCGCCACAGCGCCAATAGCTGTCAAGGATTTGCGGCAGGGTCTGCAGAACTCCCCACAGTTCCATCCCAACCAGCTGACCTCAACGCGCAACCAAAGACAAATCCTGCAAGTTCTGCCGCCGCCCTACACTCAGAGGTCACAGGTCAGGGGTCAGCGGAGGCGCAGCTTCGAGTGCCTCGATGGCGCCGCCAGCTTGGCGGCCATGGAGCACATGGACTCCGGCTCGGATCACTCCGGCGGCAGTGATGTGACCGTCCAAATTGCCGATGTGATCGACTACGCGGatgcctaa
- the LOC6725979 gene encoding uncharacterized protein LOC6725979, whose protein sequence is MRNIRNLKDPTTWTRILLPFLSCLLLAVQAELVNVTCGEYGNTITCDCNNSDQTMGLPLLRGNVYIIEIRNCRDLLVEANRLANTMGLRKVVFRQVGQLVLREHALSVPRYASNKALIVEFEQTNLKLIESHAINGNIEEISFVGGRIELMKPFGFTTTKDSAILLKLDGVTIQRIESQAFKKFAVEQMSIANCQFLGDLPTRAFYELEVTNELSLRGNQFQEVHSHAFSFKLVSKLSLSDNHFLSVDGEWLEAQIRDAATIRGNEFGATSEIAFRSLTVHRSYQLSERLELRFHNNSLRSSRPGADPRVDGTTENVAPQPLRFDNSFALNVRDIRYDNAWSCEQLDRNVEPPLPRAEFFRLHSDQLMFHPPNFGGQGQIQPYIPLRSLITDECRERSYLAYIISGSVLLGLLLLLLILLLWWRVVQKRRRRKLDVVQPEPRTYKETQIVYQIENAGLLKTDL, encoded by the exons ATGCGGAATATCAGAAATCTCAAGGATCCGACGACATGGACGCGGATACTCCTGCCGTTCCTCTCCTGCCTACTCCTCGCTGTCCAGGCGGAGCTGGTGAATGTCACCTGCGGGGAGTACGGCAATACCATCACTTGCGACTGCAATAACTCCGACCAG ACTATGGGCTTGCCATTGTTGCGCGGAAATGTCTACATAATTGAGATCCGCAACTGCCGCGATCTTCTGGTGGAGGCCAATCGGCTGGCGAACACGATGGGCCTGCGCAAGGTGGTCTTCCGCCAGGTGGGCCAACTGGTGCTCCGGGAGCACGCGCTCAGTGTGCCGCGATATGCCAGCAATAAGGCACTGATCGTGGAGTTCGAGCAGACGAACCTCAAGCTGATCGAATCGCATGCCATCAACGGCAACATCGAGGAGATCTCGTTCGTGGGCGGGCGGATTGAGCTAATGAAGCCTTTCGGGTTCACCACCACCAAGGATAGTGCCATACTGCTCAAGCTGGACGGGGTCACCATTCAGCGCATCGAGAGTCAA GCCTTTAAGAAATTCGCCGTGGAGCAGATGAGCATCGCCAACTGCCAATTCCTGGGCGATCTGCCCACACGCGCCTTCTACGAGCTCGAGGTGACCAACGAGCTGAGTCTGCGGGGTAATCAGTTCCAGGAGGTCCACTCCCATGCCTTCTCCTTCAAGC TTGTCTCCAAGTTAAGCCTGAGTGATAACCATTTCCTGTCCGTGGATGGTGAGTGGTTGGAAGCCCAAATCAGAGATGCGGCGACAATACGAGGGAACGAATTCGGCGCCACCAGTGAGATTGCCTTTCGCAGCCTCACCGTTCATCGTTCGTATCAGTTGAGCGAGCGTCTGGAGCTGCGTTTCCACAACAACAGTCTGCGCAGCTCGCGACCAGGTGCAGATCCTCGAGTCGATGGCACCACCGAGAATGTGGCACCACAACCCCTCCGATTCGACAATAGCTTCGCGCTCAACGTACGCGATATCCGCTATGATAATGCCTGGAGCTGTGAGCAGCTGGACAGGAATGTGGAGCCACCATTGCCCCGAGCGGAGTTCTTCCGACTGCACAGCGATCAGCTGATGTTTCATCCGCCCAATTTTGGCGGACAAGGCCAAATCCAGCCGTATATCCCACTGCGATCCCTGATCACGGATGAGTGCCGGGAGCGCAGCTATCTGGCCTATATTATCTCCGGTAGTGTTCTTCtgggactgctgctgctcctcctgatCCTTTTGCTGTGGTGGCGCGTAGTCCAGAAGCGACGACGTCGCAAGCTGGACGTAGTGCAGCCAGAACCACGCACTTACAAGGAAACCCAGATCGTATACCAAATCGAGAACGCTGGCCTGCTAAAGACTGATTTGTAG